The following proteins are encoded in a genomic region of Opisthocomus hoazin isolate bOpiHoa1 chromosome 4, bOpiHoa1.hap1, whole genome shotgun sequence:
- the LOC104338900 gene encoding C-C chemokine receptor type 8, with product MEGNLTYLLGRGGPEDMSVGYTSPTSNSSAAYEYAFFYPELDISCDLENVPAIASTFFPVLYSLLFVTGLIGNALVVWVLTVFKKVRAMTDVYLLNLAISDLLFVFSLPFLVQYSIMSQWTFGNAMCKIISSAYFIGFYSSTFFITIMSVDRYLAIVRSVYALQVRTTAHGVITSLVLWAIAILASVPDLIFFQETNDNNRTKCVPHYSDSNNGWKTFSNFEVNVLGWLIPVGVLIFCYHSILKNLQKCHTQNKYKAMKLVFIVVIVFFLFWTPVNIVLFLDSLRNMYIIDDCQTSQRLDLAMELAEALSFVHCCLNPVIYAFVGEKFNKYLREAFRKYACFLLICKDYSAFNGRSLDKHSSLHVTSSQSSFVGTVL from the exons ATGGAGGGGAACTTGACATACCTGCTGGGCAGAGGTGGCCCCGAGGACATGTCG GTGGGTTACACATCACCAACATCTAACTCCTCTGCAGCCTACGAGTATGCCTTCTTCTACCCAGAACTGGACATCAGCTGTGATCTTGAAAATGTTCCAGCAATTGCATCTACCTTTTTTCCAGTGCTGTACTCCCTGCTGTTTGTGACCGGCCTCATTGGAAATGCTTTGGTCGTTTGGGTCCTAACAGTCTTCAAGAAAGTCAGGGCCATGACCGACGTGTATCTGCTGAACCTCGCCATCTCTGACCTCCTGTTCGTTTTCTCCCTCCCGTTCTTGGTTCAGTACTCTATCATGAGCCAGTGGACTTTTGGAAATGCGATGTGTAAAATCATCAGCTCAGCTTACTTCATTGGTTTCTACAGCAGCACCTTCTTCATAACCATCATGAGTGTCGACAGGTACTTGGCCATCGTCCGGTCTGTCTATGCTCTACAGGTTCGGACAACTGCCCATGGGGTTATCACCAGCCTGGTCCTTTGGGCAATTGCCATTTTAGCATCAGTGCCagacttaatttttttccaggaaacGAATGACAATAACCGGACTAAGTGCGTCCCTCACTATTCTGACAGCAACAATGGCTGGAAGACTTTCAGTAATTTTGAAGTCAATGTCCTGGGGTGGCTGATCCCTGTTGGTGTCCTCATTTTCTGCTACCACAGCATCTTGAAGAACCTGCAGAAGTGCCATACTCAGAACAAGTACAAAGCAATGAAACTGGTGTTTATTGTTGTCATTGTGTTCTTCCTCTTCTGGACCCCTGTCAACATTGTGCTTTTTCTAGACTCTCTGAGGAACATGTACATCATCGATGACTGCCAGACAAGCCAAAGGCTAGACCTAGCCATGGAGCTAGCTGAGGCACTCTCCTTTGTCCACTGCTGCCTCAACCCAGTCATCTACGCCTTTGTGGGTGAGAAGTTCAATAAGTATCTCCGCGAAGCTTTCAGAAAATACGCATGTTTTCTGTTGATCTGCAAAGACTACAGTGCTTTCAATGGGCGCAGCCTGGACAAGCACTCCT